A window of Fluoribacter dumoffii NY 23 contains these coding sequences:
- a CDS encoding NuoB/complex I 20 kDa subunit family protein, whose product MAVAELQKNGFVTTSVDKLLGWARSGSMWPMTFGLACCAVEMMHVGASRYDLDRFGIIFRPSPRQSDVMIVAGTLCNKMAPALRKVYDQMPEPRWVVSMGSCANGGGYYHYSYSVVRGCDRIVPVDVYVPGCPPTAEALLYGIIQLQNKIRHKKILEA is encoded by the coding sequence ATGGCGGTTGCAGAATTGCAAAAAAATGGCTTTGTAACGACTTCAGTCGATAAACTTCTAGGATGGGCGCGTAGTGGTTCTATGTGGCCTATGACTTTTGGTTTGGCATGTTGTGCAGTAGAAATGATGCACGTAGGCGCGTCACGTTATGACTTAGACCGATTCGGAATTATCTTTCGCCCCAGTCCGCGCCAATCCGATGTAATGATTGTTGCCGGAACCTTATGCAATAAAATGGCCCCTGCTTTACGCAAAGTGTATGATCAAATGCCCGAACCTCGATGGGTTGTTTCTATGGGCTCCTGTGCAAATGGCGGAGGATATTATCATTACTCCTACTCAGTAGTTCGCGGGTGTGATCGTATTGTCCCGGTAGATGTATATGTGCCAGGTTGTCCTCCAACTGCTGAAGCACTATTGTATGGCATTATTCAATTACAGAATAAAATCAGGCATAAAAAAATCTTAGAAGCTTAA
- the glmM gene encoding phosphoglucosamine mutase — protein sequence MSQRKYFGTDGIRGHVGLSNINPEFVLKLGWAVGRVLANGHRKKVVIGKDTRVSGYMLESALEAGLSAAGVDVALLGPMPTPAIAYLTQTLRANAGIVISASHNLFEDNGIKFFSSEGGKLPDSVELAIEAELDKKMQTVSSEQLGKATRINDASGRYIEFCKSTIPSLTRLSGLKIVVDCANGATYHIAPNVFSELGAQVISIGNRPDGFNINEDCGSTSPELLRQKVISSGADIGIGLDGDGDRVVLIDSDGRLIDGDQILYIIAKDRHQRGVLNGGVVGTQMSNYGLEMAIKSLGIPFVRTRVGDRYVLEALREKDWKIGGETSGHIVCLDKTTTGDGIVAALQVLSIMVKQGKSLQQLIQGITLLPQSLVNLKTNYANLLAEHSQVIQVVKALESSLNGEGRVLLRPSGTEPLLRVMVEGIDASLVQQHAQKLCDDISQIERSLHTQ from the coding sequence ATGAGTCAACGTAAATATTTTGGCACTGATGGTATACGGGGACATGTGGGTTTATCAAATATAAACCCCGAATTTGTATTGAAATTGGGTTGGGCTGTTGGCCGCGTGCTTGCTAACGGGCATCGCAAAAAAGTAGTTATTGGAAAAGACACCCGGGTATCAGGATATATGCTAGAGTCTGCTTTGGAAGCCGGGCTTTCAGCTGCTGGTGTCGATGTCGCTCTCCTGGGGCCCATGCCCACGCCTGCTATTGCATATCTTACTCAAACCCTTAGGGCCAACGCCGGAATTGTGATCAGTGCATCCCATAATCTGTTTGAAGATAACGGGATTAAATTCTTTTCCTCCGAAGGGGGAAAGTTGCCTGATAGTGTAGAACTGGCGATTGAAGCAGAATTGGACAAGAAGATGCAAACGGTATCTTCAGAACAACTGGGTAAGGCAACACGCATTAATGATGCAAGCGGACGTTACATAGAGTTTTGTAAATCGACTATTCCGTCGCTGACCCGATTATCAGGTTTAAAAATTGTAGTTGATTGTGCAAATGGTGCGACCTATCACATTGCACCTAATGTTTTTTCAGAGCTTGGCGCCCAAGTTATTTCTATTGGCAATCGTCCCGATGGTTTTAACATTAATGAGGATTGTGGCTCCACATCGCCGGAATTATTAAGACAAAAAGTAATAAGCTCCGGTGCAGACATTGGCATTGGCCTCGATGGTGATGGAGATCGCGTCGTGCTAATCGATTCGGATGGACGTTTAATCGATGGCGATCAAATCCTTTATATTATCGCTAAAGACCGACATCAACGTGGTGTTTTAAACGGGGGTGTTGTGGGCACCCAAATGAGCAATTATGGCTTGGAGATGGCGATTAAAAGCTTGGGAATCCCATTTGTACGTACCCGGGTAGGAGACCGTTATGTCCTGGAAGCATTACGGGAAAAAGATTGGAAAATAGGCGGGGAAACTTCTGGGCATATTGTTTGCTTGGATAAAACCACCACAGGAGATGGGATAGTCGCCGCATTACAAGTTTTGTCGATTATGGTAAAACAAGGCAAATCATTGCAACAACTGATTCAAGGAATCACGTTATTACCACAAAGCTTGGTTAATCTAAAAACCAATTACGCTAACCTGCTTGCAGAACATTCGCAAGTAATTCAGGTAGTTAAAGCTTTGGAATCAAGCTTAAATGGCGAAGGACGCGTTTTACTCAGACCCTCAGGAACTGAACCTTTATTACGAGTTATGGTTGAAGGCATAGACGCATCTTTAGTACAACAACATGCGCAAAAGCTCTGTGATGACATAAGTCAAATTGAGAGAAGTTTGCATACTCAGTAG
- a CDS encoding NADH-quinone oxidoreductase subunit C, with protein sequence MAKNDYLVEQLKSELSNHINEITVACDEVTIECSASNLKATMLELRDLEAFRFDQLIDLCAVDYLLYGDYDWETEIATERGFSRGVERQEVRAYTLDKPRFAVVYHLLSTQKNHRLRVKVFVDESHLIVPSVHHLWKGANWFEREAYDLFGILFEGHPDLRRILTDYGFIGHPFRKDFPLSGHVEMRYDAKLEKVIYDPVDIEPRVLVPKVIREDNRYIGDKRVEK encoded by the coding sequence ATGGCTAAAAATGATTATTTGGTTGAACAACTCAAAAGCGAATTATCGAACCATATTAATGAGATAACGGTTGCTTGTGATGAAGTGACTATTGAGTGCAGCGCCTCCAATCTAAAAGCAACGATGTTGGAATTACGTGATCTGGAAGCATTTAGATTTGATCAACTTATTGATCTTTGTGCCGTGGATTATTTACTGTATGGGGATTATGACTGGGAAACAGAAATAGCAACTGAAAGGGGTTTTTCCCGGGGTGTAGAGCGCCAAGAAGTTAGAGCGTACACTTTGGACAAGCCGCGTTTTGCTGTAGTGTACCATTTGCTCTCAACCCAAAAAAATCATCGTCTGCGGGTCAAAGTATTCGTTGACGAATCCCATCTTATAGTCCCCTCTGTGCATCATTTGTGGAAAGGCGCAAATTGGTTTGAGCGTGAAGCTTACGATTTATTTGGAATTTTGTTTGAAGGCCATCCTGACCTAAGACGTATCCTCACTGATTATGGATTTATCGGACATCCTTTCCGCAAGGACTTCCCACTGAGCGGCCATGTTGAAATGCGCTATGATGCGAAATTAGAAAAGGTAATCTACGATCCAGTAGATATTGAGCCCAGAGTATTGGTGCCCAAGGTTATCCGTGAAGATAACCGATATATTGGTGATAAAAGGGTCGAAAAATGA
- the yhbY gene encoding ribosome assembly RNA-binding protein YhbY — MDNSLKKSLKAQAHHLKPVVLLGAKGLTEAVIAETDVALLAHELIKVKINGAEKEDRIMMASELCEQLHAELIQMIGNTVIMYRKNEEKQG; from the coding sequence GTGGATAATTCACTCAAAAAATCACTTAAAGCCCAGGCGCATCATTTAAAGCCTGTCGTTCTTCTGGGGGCAAAAGGATTAACGGAAGCAGTTATTGCAGAAACTGATGTGGCTTTGCTCGCCCATGAGTTAATTAAAGTGAAAATTAATGGGGCTGAAAAAGAAGACCGGATTATGATGGCAAGCGAGCTATGTGAGCAATTGCATGCAGAACTTATCCAGATGATTGGCAATACCGTAATTATGTATCGTAAAAATGAAGAGAAACAAGGGTGA
- the ftsH gene encoding ATP-dependent zinc metalloprotease FtsH, which translates to MVKNLFLWLIIAIVLVSVFSNFGPRNSVAEKLSYSQFLKEVDQGMVNSVTIEDDKIIKGTKKDNKRFVTYMPMQDNALLGELLKSKVEVSGQEKQQESFLLHLFINWFPMLLLIGVWVFFMRQMQGGGGRGAMSFGRSRARLLGEDQVKVTFADVAGVDEAKEEVKELVDFLRDPTKFQNLGGRIPRGVLLVGSPGTGKTLLARAVAGEAKVPFFTISGSDFVEMFVGVGASRVRDMFEQAKKHAPCIIFIDEIDAVGRHRGAGLGGGHDEREQTLNQLLVEMDGFEGSEGVIVVAATNRPDVLDPALLRPGRFDRQVVVPLPDIRGREQILRVHLQKVPVDSNVDVMAIARGTPGFSGADLSNLVNEAALFAARANKRKVSMIELDKAKDKIMMGAERRSMVMDDNEKKLTAYHEAGHAIVGLSVPEHDPVYKVSIIPRGRALGVTMFLPEQDRYSHSKRRLESQLSSLFGGRIAEELIFGPESVTTGASNDIMRSTEIARKMVTTWGLSTLGPLTFGEEEEEVFLGRSMNKHKEMSDRTAQQIDDEVRAIIDRNYKRAKEILVSNMDKLHLMAQSLIKYETIDLKQIQEIMSGKEPSPPEDWGSSKPLDGADVSKGSPDKPSEHEVIVNPAEEH; encoded by the coding sequence ATGGTTAAGAATTTGTTTTTATGGCTGATTATAGCGATAGTGCTTGTCTCAGTTTTCAGTAATTTCGGCCCTCGAAACTCGGTTGCTGAGAAACTTTCTTACAGCCAGTTTTTGAAAGAAGTCGATCAAGGTATGGTGAATTCGGTCACCATCGAAGATGATAAAATCATCAAAGGGACGAAAAAAGATAATAAGCGTTTTGTTACTTACATGCCGATGCAAGATAACGCTCTTTTAGGGGAGTTATTGAAAAGCAAAGTTGAGGTGAGTGGTCAGGAAAAACAACAAGAAAGTTTCCTCCTCCATTTATTTATAAACTGGTTCCCGATGCTGCTTTTAATTGGTGTTTGGGTATTTTTTATGCGCCAGATGCAAGGCGGGGGCGGTCGAGGTGCAATGTCTTTCGGCCGTTCACGTGCCCGGTTACTCGGTGAAGATCAAGTCAAGGTAACCTTTGCGGATGTCGCTGGTGTAGATGAAGCTAAAGAAGAAGTTAAGGAATTAGTTGACTTTTTACGCGACCCCACCAAATTCCAGAATTTAGGAGGACGTATCCCACGCGGGGTATTACTCGTGGGCTCTCCTGGAACCGGTAAAACCCTTTTAGCCCGAGCTGTTGCAGGCGAAGCCAAGGTACCATTTTTCACCATCTCAGGATCTGATTTTGTCGAAATGTTTGTAGGGGTTGGGGCATCCCGTGTCCGCGACATGTTTGAACAAGCAAAAAAACATGCTCCCTGCATTATTTTCATTGATGAAATAGATGCTGTAGGGCGTCATCGAGGCGCAGGTCTTGGCGGCGGCCATGATGAGCGGGAGCAAACTTTAAACCAATTACTCGTCGAAATGGATGGTTTTGAAGGAAGTGAAGGGGTTATTGTAGTTGCAGCAACAAACCGTCCTGATGTATTGGATCCTGCATTATTACGTCCCGGCCGTTTCGATCGCCAGGTTGTCGTCCCCTTACCGGATATACGGGGGCGGGAGCAAATATTAAGAGTGCATTTGCAAAAAGTGCCTGTAGATAGCAATGTAGATGTTATGGCCATTGCTCGAGGCACCCCTGGCTTCTCGGGAGCAGATTTATCAAATCTTGTGAATGAAGCTGCATTATTTGCCGCCCGCGCCAATAAACGTAAAGTAAGCATGATCGAGCTGGATAAAGCCAAAGATAAAATCATGATGGGTGCTGAACGACGTTCTATGGTGATGGATGACAATGAGAAGAAACTGACCGCTTATCATGAAGCAGGCCATGCGATTGTCGGTTTAAGTGTACCGGAACATGATCCTGTTTATAAAGTTTCTATCATTCCACGCGGTCGTGCTTTAGGCGTGACTATGTTTTTGCCAGAACAGGATCGATACAGCCACAGTAAACGACGTCTGGAGAGTCAATTATCCAGCTTGTTTGGCGGCCGAATTGCTGAGGAGCTTATTTTTGGTCCGGAAAGCGTGACCACGGGAGCATCAAATGACATTATGCGTTCTACTGAAATAGCGCGTAAAATGGTCACCACCTGGGGTTTATCTACTCTGGGTCCGCTTACCTTTGGTGAGGAAGAAGAAGAGGTATTCCTGGGACGCTCAATGAATAAACATAAGGAAATGTCAGATAGAACGGCACAACAAATTGATGATGAAGTTCGTGCAATTATTGATAGAAACTATAAGCGCGCCAAGGAAATTCTGGTTTCCAATATGGATAAACTGCACTTGATGGCTCAAAGCTTAATCAAATATGAAACCATTGATCTCAAACAAATACAAGAGATTATGTCAGGTAAAGAGCCCTCTCCCCCGGAAGATTGGGGCTCATCTAAACCTCTCGATGGTGCTGATGTAAGTAAAGGTTCCCCAGATAAGCCTTCAGAGCACGAAGTCATCGTAAATCCTGCTGAAGAGCACTAA
- the tpiA gene encoding triose-phosphate isomerase → MRQKIVAGNWKMNGQLQQVIQLSNELRELLNPIHNVQVIVMPPAIYIPQVRNVLAGCKIEIGAQNIYPKDFGAYTGEISAPMLKDYNCRYVLVGHSERRHCFHEDENFVAQKFHHVKEHDMIPVLCVGETLEERESGRTEQVIAKQILAVSENDKQCFRDCIVAYEPVWAIGTGKTALPEQAQEVHQFIRKLIAEINHSDAERLPLLYGGSVNENNAEALFAMPDVDGGLVGGASLNAKQFVEIVKCIN, encoded by the coding sequence ATGAGACAAAAAATAGTTGCTGGTAACTGGAAAATGAATGGTCAGTTACAGCAGGTAATTCAATTAAGCAATGAGCTTAGAGAATTGCTCAACCCTATTCACAATGTCCAAGTGATTGTCATGCCTCCCGCCATATATATTCCTCAAGTTCGGAATGTACTTGCTGGATGTAAAATTGAAATAGGTGCCCAAAATATTTATCCCAAAGATTTTGGAGCCTATACTGGTGAGATATCAGCACCTATGCTGAAAGATTATAATTGCCGCTATGTGTTGGTGGGACATTCCGAAAGAAGACATTGTTTTCACGAAGATGAAAATTTTGTGGCGCAAAAATTCCACCATGTAAAAGAACATGATATGATACCGGTTCTTTGTGTTGGTGAAACGCTGGAAGAACGTGAAAGTGGGCGAACAGAGCAAGTAATTGCCAAGCAAATACTCGCAGTAAGTGAAAACGATAAACAGTGTTTTCGTGATTGTATCGTAGCTTATGAACCTGTTTGGGCAATAGGTACAGGAAAAACAGCGTTACCAGAACAGGCACAGGAAGTACATCAGTTTATTAGAAAACTGATTGCAGAAATTAATCATAGCGATGCCGAGCGCTTACCACTTCTTTATGGAGGGAGTGTAAACGAAAACAATGCCGAGGCATTGTTTGCCATGCCAGATGTAGATGGAGGCTTGGTAGGGGGCGCATCGTTGAACGCGAAACAGTTTGTGGAAATTGTGAAATGTATCAATTGA
- a CDS encoding NADH-quinone oxidoreductase subunit A, with product MLSQYLPVLIFIIIGLALGVAMIGAGALFSKHKPDSAKNAPYECGFGAFESSHIPFDVRFYLVAILFIIFDLETAFFFPWALALRKIGWFGFAGMMLFLGLLVIGFIYEWKRGALEWE from the coding sequence ATGCTATCTCAATATTTACCTGTTCTAATTTTTATAATTATCGGATTGGCCTTAGGTGTAGCAATGATAGGGGCAGGTGCCTTATTTTCAAAGCACAAACCTGATAGTGCCAAAAATGCTCCTTACGAGTGCGGCTTTGGTGCATTTGAAAGTTCGCATATCCCATTTGATGTTCGTTTTTATCTGGTAGCGATATTATTTATTATTTTTGATTTGGAAACTGCATTTTTCTTTCCATGGGCTCTGGCCTTACGGAAAATCGGCTGGTTTGGTTTTGCCGGAATGATGTTATTTTTAGGACTTTTGGTTATTGGCTTTATTTACGAATGGAAACGAGGCGCACTCGAGTGGGAATAA
- the hda gene encoding DnaA regulatory inactivator Hda, with product MNKQLALAIKLNDEATLADFNWGENKLLQQQINSMLTNKEERLLYLWGNTGSGKTHLLQACCQAVSSTQSAIYLPLALLKEWGPQTIEGLEDQELICIDDINLIAKDSAWEEALFHLYNKVKDMEKSILIISGNQSPTTLPIQLADLRSRLSWGLVIQLMELNDEDKINTLKLHALKRGFALPTSVGQFLLNRCSRNMHDLHHLLNRLDDASLAAQRKITIPFVKDILNI from the coding sequence ATGAATAAGCAGTTAGCGCTCGCTATAAAATTAAATGATGAGGCCACCCTAGCTGATTTCAATTGGGGAGAAAACAAGCTGCTGCAGCAACAAATAAACAGCATGCTTACCAACAAAGAAGAGCGGCTGCTTTATCTTTGGGGTAATACCGGTAGTGGAAAAACCCATTTACTACAGGCATGTTGTCAAGCCGTTAGTTCAACCCAGTCCGCAATCTATCTCCCTTTGGCTCTTCTTAAGGAGTGGGGGCCGCAAACTATAGAAGGACTTGAGGATCAAGAATTAATCTGTATCGATGATATAAACCTCATTGCCAAAGATTCCGCGTGGGAAGAAGCTTTATTTCATTTGTATAATAAAGTGAAAGACATGGAAAAAAGCATTTTAATTATTTCGGGAAATCAATCGCCAACTACGCTTCCCATCCAGTTGGCGGACTTACGGTCGCGATTAAGTTGGGGTTTGGTCATTCAGTTAATGGAATTGAATGATGAAGATAAAATCAACACCCTGAAGCTGCATGCATTGAAACGTGGGTTTGCTTTGCCAACTAGCGTGGGACAATTCCTTCTAAATCGATGTTCGCGCAACATGCACGATTTACACCATTTACTTAATCGTTTGGATGATGCATCCCTTGCAGCACAAAGAAAAATAACCATTCCGTTTGTAAAAGATATTTTGAATATTTAG
- the secG gene encoding preprotein translocase subunit SecG, with product MYQLILMIHVIVAVVLIGLVLIQHGKGADIGAAFGSGASNTLFGSQGTGGFLFKLTGGLALTFFVTSLLLSYLVSVQYQKADQQILPQQTSVPANSIPVPVDNSKKNK from the coding sequence ATGTATCAATTGATATTAATGATTCATGTAATCGTTGCTGTGGTCTTGATAGGCCTGGTTCTTATCCAACATGGTAAAGGTGCTGATATAGGTGCAGCCTTTGGATCAGGAGCTTCAAATACACTATTTGGAAGCCAAGGGACAGGCGGATTTTTATTTAAACTAACTGGTGGTTTGGCGCTGACCTTTTTTGTTACCAGCTTATTGTTATCCTATTTGGTGTCTGTTCAATATCAAAAAGCAGATCAACAAATACTGCCTCAGCAAACCAGTGTACCTGCGAATTCAATTCCAGTACCTGTAGATAACAGTAAAAAGAATAAATAA
- the folP gene encoding dihydropteroate synthase — MNANQFSGWLEHQCQPSPDSFPQKPLIMGILNVTPDSFSDGGQFLSLGRACEHAFHLVSQGADLIDVGGQSTRPGAQTVPIDVEIKRVVPVIEQIRAASDICISIDTNKPEVMEAAVNAGANFINDVYALRTPGALEIAAKLAVPVCLMHMQGEPHNMQHEPHYPKGVLVEITRFFAERIAACERAGIKKSNLILDPGFGFGKQVQDNLLLVKNLDSFATFGMPLLLGVSRKSTIGAVLAKGVGERLIGSIAVAVYAALKGAGIIRTHDVDETNQALHMIAMIGKAHVYQLTQAINS; from the coding sequence GTGAATGCAAATCAATTTTCAGGTTGGCTTGAACATCAATGCCAACCTTCTCCGGATAGTTTTCCACAAAAGCCTTTAATTATGGGTATATTAAATGTGACTCCTGATTCGTTTTCGGACGGGGGGCAATTTTTATCCCTGGGTAGGGCTTGTGAACATGCATTTCATTTGGTTAGCCAAGGCGCTGATTTAATTGATGTGGGCGGACAATCCACTCGACCCGGGGCGCAAACCGTTCCAATCGATGTAGAAATAAAAAGAGTAGTCCCCGTTATTGAGCAAATCCGTGCTGCTTCAGATATCTGCATCTCGATAGATACTAATAAACCGGAAGTAATGGAGGCCGCTGTAAATGCAGGTGCTAACTTCATTAATGATGTTTATGCTTTACGCACCCCAGGAGCTCTGGAAATTGCTGCAAAACTGGCAGTCCCTGTGTGTTTGATGCACATGCAAGGCGAGCCGCACAACATGCAACACGAACCTCATTATCCCAAGGGGGTACTTGTCGAAATAACCCGTTTTTTTGCAGAACGTATTGCTGCATGCGAGCGTGCGGGTATTAAAAAAAGTAATTTAATCTTGGATCCGGGCTTCGGATTTGGAAAACAAGTACAAGATAATTTGCTCTTAGTTAAAAATCTTGATAGCTTTGCAACATTTGGAATGCCTCTGCTTTTAGGGGTATCTCGTAAAAGTACAATTGGGGCAGTACTTGCTAAAGGGGTGGGTGAGCGTTTGATAGGGAGTATTGCGGTCGCAGTTTATGCAGCATTGAAAGGTGCTGGGATTATAAGAACGCATGATGTAGATGAAACAAATCAGGCGTTGCATATGATCGCCATGATTGGGAAAGCGCACGTTTATCAGCTCACGCAAGCTATAAATTCTTAA
- a CDS encoding NADH-quinone oxidoreductase subunit D, protein MIELKNYTLNFGPQHPAAHGVLRLVLELEGETIVRADPHIGLLHRATEKLAETKPYLQSIGYMDRLDYVSMMCNEHAYVRAIEKLLGIEAPIRAQYIRTMFDEVTRILNHLLWLGAIALDIGAMTVFLYCFREREDLFDCYEAVSGARMHATYYRPGGVARDLPDSMPQYQASRWHNEREVEKLNEHRNGSLLDFLWAFTERFPHCVDEYETLLTDNRIWKQRTVDIGVVSPEEALQWGFTGPMLRGSGVAWDLRKKQSYAAYDQVEFDIPVGKTGDCYDRYLVRVEELRQSNRIIRQCIEWLRANPGPVRIEDHKITPPRRVVMKEDMESLIHHFKLFTEGFCLPRGEVYSAVEAPKGEFGIYMVSDGANKPYRLKIRAPGFAHLSSYDAMTRGHMIADGVAILASQDIVFGEIDR, encoded by the coding sequence ATGATTGAATTAAAGAATTACACTTTAAATTTTGGTCCACAACATCCGGCAGCGCATGGAGTATTGCGTTTGGTTCTAGAACTTGAAGGTGAAACAATCGTTCGTGCGGACCCCCACATAGGATTACTGCACAGGGCAACAGAGAAGTTAGCAGAAACTAAACCTTACCTGCAATCAATTGGTTATATGGATAGACTCGATTACGTGTCTATGATGTGTAATGAGCATGCTTATGTGCGGGCGATTGAAAAACTTTTAGGTATTGAAGCTCCAATACGGGCGCAATACATTCGTACCATGTTTGATGAAGTCACCCGTATTTTGAATCATTTGCTATGGCTGGGTGCTATAGCACTGGATATAGGTGCTATGACAGTGTTTCTCTACTGCTTTAGAGAACGGGAAGATTTATTTGATTGTTATGAAGCGGTATCCGGGGCACGCATGCATGCCACTTATTACCGACCCGGTGGTGTTGCCCGCGACTTGCCGGACAGCATGCCGCAGTACCAGGCATCAAGATGGCATAATGAGCGTGAAGTTGAAAAACTTAATGAGCATCGTAATGGCAGCCTGCTCGATTTCCTGTGGGCTTTTACCGAACGGTTCCCTCATTGCGTCGATGAATATGAAACCCTGTTAACTGATAACCGAATTTGGAAACAGCGTACTGTCGACATTGGCGTCGTTTCACCCGAAGAAGCCTTACAATGGGGTTTTACTGGTCCAATGCTCCGTGGTTCTGGAGTTGCTTGGGACTTACGCAAAAAACAAAGCTATGCTGCCTATGATCAAGTAGAATTCGATATTCCAGTAGGTAAAACTGGTGATTGTTACGATCGTTATCTGGTACGGGTAGAAGAGTTAAGACAATCAAATCGTATTATTAGACAATGCATCGAATGGCTCAGGGCAAACCCTGGTCCTGTTCGCATTGAGGATCACAAGATTACCCCACCTCGTCGTGTGGTAATGAAAGAAGATATGGAGTCATTAATCCATCACTTCAAACTATTTACTGAGGGTTTTTGTTTGCCCCGTGGCGAAGTATACAGTGCTGTAGAGGCACCTAAGGGTGAGTTTGGTATTTATATGGTATCTGATGGGGCAAATAAGCCTTACAGATTGAAAATCCGTGCCCCTGGTTTTGCACATTTATCCAGCTATGATGCGATGACGAGAGGCCATATGATCGCCGATGGTGTCGCTATCCTTGCGAGTCAGGATATAGTATTTGGTGAAATTGATCGTTAA
- a CDS encoding CDP-alcohol phosphatidyltransferase family protein has product MILKFIPNVLTLLRLLLIGPFLFYLYNHQYVISFYLFILAGLSDGLDGFLARSFNWQSFFGSFVDPLADKLLIASSFISLALIGMLPWWLVILVFLRDLTISLGVLAWYQFIRRKLDFQPTLLSKINTALQLTLVTSCLFELAYFAFPSYLLNGLIILTTFTTAFTYIDYIWTWGRKAWPKKEPS; this is encoded by the coding sequence ATGATATTGAAATTCATTCCAAATGTTCTGACTTTATTGCGTCTGCTATTAATCGGGCCTTTTCTATTTTATTTATATAACCATCAATATGTTATTTCTTTTTATTTATTCATACTCGCCGGTTTAAGTGATGGTTTGGATGGCTTTTTGGCGCGAAGTTTTAATTGGCAGAGCTTTTTTGGCTCATTTGTTGATCCCTTGGCGGATAAATTATTAATCGCATCCAGTTTTATCTCTTTAGCCTTGATTGGCATGCTTCCCTGGTGGTTAGTTATTCTGGTGTTTCTCAGGGACTTGACCATTTCCCTGGGGGTTCTTGCCTGGTATCAATTTATTCGTCGTAAACTGGATTTTCAGCCGACATTGCTTAGTAAAATAAATACTGCTTTGCAATTAACACTGGTTACTTCCTGTTTATTTGAATTAGCCTATTTTGCCTTTCCTTCCTATCTTCTTAACGGACTGATTATTTTAACAACATTTACGACAGCATTTACCTACATTGATTACATTTGGACATGGGGCAGAAAAGCATGGCCCAAAAAAGAACCATCATAA
- the rlmE gene encoding 23S rRNA (uridine(2552)-2'-O)-methyltransferase RlmE gives MKRTKSSKRWLQEHFDDVYVKKAQAEGYRSRAVYKLKEVDEKESLLKPGMTVVDLGAAPGGWTQYVSERLQGRGHIIALDILPMDSLPDVDFILGDFREDEVLRKLVDIIPERGVDLLLSDMAPNMSGTTAIDIPRAMYLVELAFDFAAKMLRPGGSMLIKIFHGAGFDDLVKQARTSFEKVVIRKPSASRARSKETYLLAKGYNL, from the coding sequence ATGAAGCGTACTAAGAGCAGCAAACGGTGGCTGCAAGAGCATTTTGATGATGTTTATGTAAAAAAAGCACAAGCAGAAGGCTATCGCAGTCGCGCCGTATACAAATTAAAAGAAGTAGATGAGAAAGAATCATTGCTCAAACCTGGAATGACCGTAGTCGACCTGGGTGCAGCTCCAGGAGGGTGGACCCAGTATGTTTCTGAACGATTGCAAGGGCGAGGACACATTATTGCCTTGGATATATTGCCGATGGATTCTTTACCCGATGTAGATTTTATTCTGGGTGATTTTCGAGAGGATGAAGTGTTACGCAAATTGGTGGACATAATTCCAGAGCGTGGTGTGGACTTGTTATTATCCGATATGGCCCCAAATATGAGTGGTACTACCGCAATCGATATTCCGCGTGCGATGTATTTGGTGGAACTGGCATTTGATTTTGCAGCAAAAATGTTAAGGCCAGGTGGCTCCATGCTTATTAAAATCTTTCATGGGGCAGGCTTTGATGATTTAGTAAAACAGGCAAGAACTTCTTTTGAAAAAGTCGTGATTCGAAAGCCTTCAGCTTCTCGAGCTCGCTCAAAAGAAACCTATTTGCTGGCAAAGGGATATAATTTATAG